From the genome of Sulfurovum sp. NBC37-1, one region includes:
- a CDS encoding peptidoglycan D,D-transpeptidase FtsI family protein, which translates to MNKNIENLALHQRKNKISFLFILLVAAMAIFLFSVLKTILSHRHIPSQYTIVHDRSLRGDIVSADNYTLSRSQKTYQAVIHGASIDPAKRKAFVRLFSIYSGIPKEDVLKKFKDKKGKDIQGNIVLAKDINFKSAMQLKELAYKLRKLGAFKTTKTSSGIEVLYGLDIVENGETREFPLKDVLSPVLGYVRNRNEDRYSRPHGIKGLERKYEKHITSKKNGYFKGERDVVASVIHNKNSIDMLRVDGMDLHLNVPLAFQRRVEMMIDQMKTSIDADEILAGVMESKTGKVLALASTERYDPRHIHNKDISALDPKFSEYAYEAGSVLKPITLGIALDHKVVTPNTWFNTYNGRLQIGKRRWISDDEKFDSLTATDIIVHSSNVGISQISWRLTGQEFRDGLIKFGLSRPSGLDLSRDVPGRIKPLHLLNNKMHRANSSYGYGMLVTFAQLFKAYSAFNNDGVAVTPRLVDYLSDAKGSHYTLEPKVGDLKAVDKQAARQIHNILLEVVKRGTGVKAQYPGLEIGGKTGTAHIAKGGRYVREYHSSFYGFANDKEGHKYTIGVLVIRAKKYHKYFASQSAVPTFRRIVDTLVELDYLKPEGGKTDALAPIKLNKPKEMNGTSPERREVKNPSINKLFKMKPKPKPKPKKKCKVKPKPKPKSPVKKPFTKEKIEEMSAEDLF; encoded by the coding sequence ATGAACAAAAATATAGAAAATCTGGCACTGCACCAAAGAAAGAACAAGATCAGCTTTCTTTTTATACTGCTGGTCGCTGCCATGGCTATTTTTTTATTTTCGGTACTCAAGACCATACTTTCCCACAGACATATTCCCAGTCAATACACAATTGTCCATGACCGCTCTCTGCGCGGAGACATCGTTTCTGCAGACAACTATACCCTCAGCCGCTCCCAAAAGACCTATCAGGCGGTCATACATGGTGCGAGTATCGACCCTGCGAAACGCAAGGCATTCGTCAGGCTTTTCAGTATTTACAGCGGTATCCCCAAAGAGGATGTGCTGAAAAAATTCAAAGACAAAAAAGGCAAAGATATACAGGGGAATATCGTACTTGCAAAAGATATCAATTTCAAATCTGCCATGCAGCTCAAAGAGCTGGCCTACAAACTGAGAAAACTGGGTGCCTTCAAGACCACCAAGACCAGCAGCGGTATCGAAGTACTGTATGGGCTTGACATTGTAGAGAATGGAGAGACAAGAGAATTTCCTCTCAAGGACGTACTCAGTCCGGTCCTGGGATACGTTCGCAACAGAAATGAAGACCGCTACAGCCGACCCCACGGTATCAAGGGACTGGAACGCAAATATGAAAAACATATTACATCCAAGAAAAACGGCTATTTTAAAGGGGAAAGGGATGTCGTTGCATCGGTCATTCACAACAAGAACAGTATAGATATGCTTCGTGTCGATGGGATGGACCTGCATCTCAATGTGCCTCTTGCCTTCCAGCGAAGGGTCGAAATGATGATCGACCAGATGAAAACCAGTATCGATGCGGACGAGATCCTTGCAGGGGTCATGGAGAGTAAAACAGGAAAAGTCCTTGCACTTGCCAGTACAGAGCGCTACGATCCACGCCATATTCATAACAAAGACATTTCCGCACTGGATCCAAAGTTTTCCGAATACGCCTATGAAGCGGGCTCAGTACTCAAACCAATCACCCTTGGCATTGCCCTGGACCATAAGGTGGTCACACCCAATACATGGTTTAACACTTACAATGGTCGTCTCCAGATAGGAAAACGACGCTGGATCAGTGATGACGAGAAGTTTGATTCACTTACGGCGACTGATATTATTGTCCACTCTTCCAACGTGGGTATCTCCCAGATCTCGTGGAGGCTGACAGGACAGGAGTTCAGGGACGGTCTCATCAAGTTCGGCCTCTCCAGACCTTCAGGACTCGACCTTTCACGTGATGTCCCCGGAAGGATCAAACCACTGCACCTTCTTAATAACAAGATGCACCGTGCCAACTCCTCTTACGGTTACGGTATGCTGGTCACTTTTGCCCAGCTCTTTAAAGCTTACTCGGCTTTCAACAATGACGGTGTTGCCGTAACCCCGCGTCTGGTGGATTACCTTTCTGATGCCAAAGGGAGCCACTATACCCTTGAACCAAAGGTCGGTGACCTTAAAGCGGTAGACAAACAGGCAGCCAGACAAATACACAACATACTTCTTGAAGTTGTCAAACGTGGTACGGGAGTCAAAGCACAATACCCCGGACTCGAGATCGGCGGGAAGACAGGGACAGCACACATTGCCAAAGGCGGACGTTATGTCAGAGAATATCACAGCAGTTTTTACGGCTTTGCCAATGACAAAGAGGGGCACAAGTATACCATCGGCGTACTGGTGATCCGTGCAAAAAAATATCACAAATATTTTGCTTCACAGTCTGCGGTACCGACATTCAGACGTATAGTTGACACATTAGTAGAGCTTGATTACCTCAAACCTGAAGGCGGCAAGACAGATGCACTAGCACCTATAAAGCTGAATAAACCCAAAGAGATGAATGGCACTTCCCCTGAGCGTAGGGAAGTTAAAAATCCATCGATCAACAAACTCTTCAAGATGAAGCCTAAACCAAAGCCCAAGCCAAAAAAGAAATGTAAGGTCAAACCGAAGCCCAAGCCAAAATCACCGGTCAAAAAACCGTTCACAAAAGAGAAAATAGAGGAAATGTCTGCGGAAGATCTGTTTTAA
- a CDS encoding FtsW/RodA/SpoVE family cell cycle protein, translating into MIDKPLLAAVVALLTLSMVMSYSLSTFTVLHFHYDDLHFFLRQSISIFIAFTAMVVLSRLDPDKWFAPVGLTLFFIFFILMIAMQFMPSSLVKAVGGAKRWIHLGPISLAPVEFFKVGFVFFLSWSFARKFSNKNHTGFVDEIRSFMPYIIVFLVAVVIIAVFQKDLGQVVVLGGTLMVMFLFVGSSWKFFLTMLSGIFIAFIGLIFFAPHRMARIKSWWSTVQDSILSVLPFERLETLRVATTAKEPYQISNSLNALHNGGLFGQGLGNGQFKLGYLSEVHTDFILAGITEELGYVGLALVTLTILFIVFRIFKIASKVKNPMYYLFSIGVGLLISFAFILNAYGISGITPIKGIAVPFLSYGGSHIIAACVAIGMVLMVSKKVPRDRNGRML; encoded by the coding sequence ATGATAGACAAACCTCTTTTGGCAGCAGTTGTGGCACTATTGACACTCTCTATGGTCATGAGCTATTCACTCTCTACCTTTACAGTGCTGCATTTCCATTATGATGATCTTCATTTTTTTCTCAGGCAGAGCATTTCGATTTTTATTGCCTTTACCGCTATGGTCGTTTTGAGCAGACTCGATCCGGACAAATGGTTCGCTCCGGTGGGCCTGACACTCTTTTTTATATTTTTCATATTGATGATAGCGATGCAGTTCATGCCTTCTTCTCTTGTAAAAGCAGTAGGCGGAGCAAAGAGATGGATACATCTGGGACCTATTTCCCTGGCACCGGTCGAGTTCTTCAAAGTGGGCTTCGTATTTTTTCTCTCTTGGAGTTTTGCCCGTAAGTTCAGTAACAAAAATCATACCGGTTTTGTGGATGAGATCCGATCTTTCATGCCATATATCATTGTTTTTCTTGTAGCGGTGGTCATCATCGCGGTCTTTCAGAAAGACCTTGGACAGGTCGTGGTACTCGGTGGGACATTGATGGTGATGTTTCTCTTCGTGGGCAGTTCATGGAAGTTTTTTCTGACGATGCTTTCGGGTATTTTCATCGCATTTATCGGGTTGATCTTTTTTGCACCACACCGTATGGCAAGGATCAAGAGTTGGTGGAGTACGGTACAAGACAGTATCCTTTCTGTGTTGCCTTTTGAACGGCTTGAGACATTGCGGGTGGCGACAACGGCCAAGGAACCTTATCAAATATCCAACTCGCTCAATGCCCTACATAACGGTGGCCTCTTTGGCCAGGGCCTGGGGAACGGACAGTTTAAACTGGGCTATCTTTCTGAGGTCCATACAGACTTTATTCTGGCAGGGATCACCGAAGAGCTGGGTTATGTGGGGCTTGCACTGGTGACACTGACCATCCTTTTCATCGTGTTCCGCATCTTCAAGATCGCATCCAAAGTGAAGAACCCGATGTATTACCTTTTCAGTATTGGCGTGGGTCTGTTGATCTCTTTTGCTTTCATACTCAATGCCTACGGTATCTCCGGCATCACTCCGATCAAAGGGATCGCCGTACCATTCCTCAGTTACGGCGGATCACACATCATCGCTGCCTGTGTAGCCATAGGTATGGTGCTGATGGTCTCCAAAAAAGTCCCCCGGGATCGTAACGGGAGAATGCTGTAA
- the murG gene encoding undecaprenyldiphospho-muramoylpentapeptide beta-N-acetylglucosaminyltransferase — MSIIMTGGGTGGHLAIIKAVKEQLKGEELIYIGSTTGQDRQWFENDEDFTETYFFDTRGVVNQRGFGKLKSLWMMLQAMMKARKLLKKYDAKVVFSVGGFSSAATAFAAKSASVPLVIHEQNAALGSLNKLLRPYAAAFISSYLEESPIKAYPIKEVFFDNVRVRKNVETIIFLGGSQGAKAINKLALEIAPKLKERGIRIIHQAGEKNIDEVRKDYEDIGIEAEVFGFTTKLADYMKEADLAIARAGASTLWELSATALPTLFIPYPYAVSDHQYYNAQFLVEKDLAWIMREGEIDTQKVLALLGEDLETKSRGLMEIVEKDGSKQIADLLKNYAKS; from the coding sequence ATGAGTATCATTATGACAGGCGGCGGTACAGGCGGACATCTTGCCATCATCAAAGCAGTAAAAGAGCAGCTCAAAGGTGAAGAACTCATCTATATTGGTTCAACGACCGGGCAGGACAGACAGTGGTTCGAAAATGATGAGGATTTTACAGAGACCTATTTTTTCGACACACGCGGTGTGGTTAACCAAAGAGGCTTTGGCAAACTAAAATCACTCTGGATGATGTTGCAGGCGATGATGAAAGCCCGAAAACTGCTTAAAAAATACGATGCGAAAGTCGTTTTTTCGGTAGGAGGGTTCTCCTCTGCGGCTACAGCCTTTGCCGCAAAGTCGGCCAGTGTGCCTTTGGTCATACATGAGCAGAACGCCGCACTGGGTTCTCTCAACAAGCTACTCCGCCCCTATGCTGCTGCTTTTATAAGCTCCTATCTTGAAGAGAGCCCCATCAAAGCCTATCCGATCAAGGAAGTATTCTTTGACAATGTACGTGTGAGAAAAAACGTGGAGACCATCATCTTTCTCGGCGGTTCACAGGGTGCAAAGGCCATTAATAAACTGGCCCTCGAGATCGCGCCAAAACTCAAAGAGAGAGGTATCAGAATCATCCATCAGGCGGGAGAGAAGAACATAGACGAAGTACGCAAGGACTATGAAGATATTGGCATTGAAGCCGAAGTGTTCGGTTTCACCACAAAGCTGGCGGACTACATGAAAGAAGCGGATCTTGCCATAGCAAGGGCGGGGGCCTCCACGCTTTGGGAACTCTCGGCCACGGCTTTGCCGACTCTGTTCATACCATATCCCTATGCTGTCAGCGATCACCAGTACTATAATGCCCAGTTCCTGGTAGAAAAAGATCTGGCATGGATCATGAGAGAAGGGGAAATCGATACCCAAAAAGTATTGGCACTCCTGGGCGAAGATCTTGAAACAAAAAGCAGAGGCCTGATGGAGATTGTGGAAAAGGATGGCAGTAAACAGATAGCAGATCTTTTAAAAAATTATGCAAAAAGCTGA
- a CDS encoding mannose-1-phosphate guanylyltransferase/mannose-6-phosphate isomerase, translating to MTNIILCGGNGTRLWPISRTLMPKQFVKLFNDESLFQLTVKRNSTACNQQFIVSNAEQYFLAVDQLDELEVTQSKFLLEPVGRNTAPAIALACFALDPDEIILVSPSDHLIKDEENYIQVLHRAKELAEQDNLVTFGIKPEYAETGYGYIESVGEEVKAFHEKPDIQTAKKYINAGNFYWNSGMFCFKAGLFLEELQKYSPEIYQSSEIAYKHAKINDMIRIAYDDMQNIPEDSIDYAVMEKSQKVKMVASDIGWSDLGSFDALAEEMPKDQNGNTQSEHLYSIDARNNFVYTKERAIALVDIEDLIVVDTADALLISKKGVSQKVKEVVKLLRKGESELHHIHLTAHRPWGTYTILETNEKYKIKRIVVHPGKRLSLQKHFHRSEHWIVVSGTALITMGEKEYLLKPNESTYIPMGEMHRLENPGKIDVILIEVQVGSYLGEDDIVRIQDDFQRS from the coding sequence ATGACCAATATTATTTTATGTGGTGGAAACGGGACAAGATTATGGCCTATCAGTCGAACATTGATGCCTAAACAGTTTGTGAAACTTTTTAATGATGAATCACTTTTTCAGCTTACAGTTAAACGAAACAGTACAGCATGCAATCAACAGTTTATTGTTTCCAATGCCGAACAGTATTTTCTGGCAGTAGATCAACTTGACGAACTTGAGGTTACACAAAGCAAGTTTTTGTTGGAGCCAGTAGGCCGTAATACTGCACCGGCTATTGCACTTGCATGTTTTGCGCTTGATCCTGATGAAATCATCCTTGTTTCTCCTTCCGATCATCTCATAAAAGATGAGGAAAACTATATTCAAGTATTACACAGGGCAAAAGAACTTGCAGAACAGGATAATCTTGTTACGTTTGGTATTAAACCTGAATATGCAGAAACAGGTTATGGCTATATTGAATCAGTGGGGGAAGAAGTAAAAGCATTTCATGAAAAACCGGATATACAAACAGCCAAAAAATACATCAATGCTGGCAATTTCTATTGGAATAGTGGTATGTTCTGTTTTAAAGCAGGGTTGTTTCTTGAAGAATTGCAAAAATATTCACCAGAGATTTACCAATCGTCAGAAATAGCATATAAGCATGCCAAAATAAATGATATGATCCGTATTGCTTATGATGATATGCAAAATATTCCGGAAGACAGTATTGATTATGCTGTAATGGAGAAAAGCCAAAAAGTCAAAATGGTTGCTTCTGATATCGGATGGTCAGATCTTGGCAGTTTTGATGCTTTGGCTGAAGAAATGCCAAAAGATCAGAATGGTAATACGCAAAGTGAACATCTCTATAGTATCGATGCAAGAAACAACTTTGTTTACACAAAAGAGAGAGCTATTGCGTTGGTTGATATAGAAGACCTGATAGTAGTCGATACAGCGGATGCTCTGCTTATTTCCAAAAAAGGAGTATCCCAAAAAGTCAAAGAAGTTGTGAAACTGTTGCGAAAAGGTGAGTCGGAACTGCATCATATCCATCTTACCGCCCATAGGCCATGGGGTACTTATACTATTCTGGAGACGAATGAGAAATATAAAATAAAACGTATCGTTGTTCATCCAGGCAAACGTCTCTCACTTCAAAAGCATTTTCATAGAAGCGAACATTGGATCGTTGTTTCCGGAACGGCCCTTATTACAATGGGTGAGAAGGAGTATCTTTTAAAACCAAATGAATCAACCTATATTCCAATGGGAGAAATGCATCGTCTTGAAAATCCGGGGAAAATAGATGTCATTCTCATAGAAGTGCAGGTAGGAAGTTACCTTGGTGAAGATGATATTGTGCGTATTCAAGATGATTTTCAAAGGTCTTAA
- a CDS encoding ABC transporter permease, producing the protein MKQMFLAVWAYRFFIVSSIQTEFRSRFARSKFGGFWMVLHPLAQVLIYALILSQIMKAKFPGVETQYAYPIYILSGMLAWTLFSEILNRSLNVFISNGNLLKKMSFPKLALPLITLGISLINFFIFTVMMFIVFGFLGHLPYHALYWLPLLTLITLALATGIGLFLGTLNVFIRDIAQMMEIIMQFWFWLTPVVYMISIVPEKYHVLFLINPMTGIVTGFQSILLYDKAPDLSLLVYPTLFALISMLLAMVVFYKAREEMTDVL; encoded by the coding sequence ATGAAACAGATGTTTCTTGCCGTTTGGGCATACCGATTCTTTATTGTCTCTTCCATACAGACTGAGTTTCGATCCCGATTTGCCCGTAGTAAATTCGGCGGCTTCTGGATGGTTCTGCATCCTTTGGCACAAGTCCTGATATATGCACTCATACTTTCACAAATTATGAAAGCAAAATTTCCAGGAGTAGAAACACAATACGCATATCCCATTTACATACTTTCAGGAATGCTTGCATGGACACTCTTTTCAGAGATCCTGAATCGCTCATTAAATGTTTTTATCAGTAATGGAAATCTTCTCAAAAAAATGTCTTTTCCTAAGCTGGCACTACCTCTTATTACCTTAGGTATCTCTCTTATAAACTTTTTTATTTTTACAGTCATGATGTTTATTGTTTTTGGCTTTTTGGGACACCTTCCCTATCATGCCTTGTATTGGCTTCCACTCTTGACACTTATCACTCTTGCATTGGCAACAGGTATAGGGCTGTTTCTGGGAACCCTCAATGTTTTCATAAGGGACATAGCCCAAATGATGGAGATCATCATGCAATTCTGGTTTTGGCTGACGCCCGTCGTCTACATGATCTCCATTGTGCCCGAAAAATATCATGTACTTTTTCTTATTAATCCCATGACAGGCATTGTTACTGGATTTCAAAGTATCCTGCTTTACGATAAAGCACCTGACCTCTCACTATTGGTTTATCCTACCCTTTTTGCGCTTATCAGTATGCTGCTTGCGATGGTGGTATTCTATAAGGCACGAGAAGAAATGACGGACGTGCTATGA
- a CDS encoding ABC transporter ATP-binding protein translates to MKLVLKVSNISKFFKEYKSEWYRIASWFGFNFKPIEVHHILKKIDFTIAPGESVGIVGQNGAGKSTLLKIITGTLKPSGGTVEVNGRISAILELGMGFNSDLTGRQNVYHSAGLMGYSVEQIDKVIADIESFTEIGEYFDQPVRTYSSGMQMRVAFGVATMYRPEILIVDEALSVGDTYFQHKSFERIREFQKQGTTLLIVSHDKGAIQAICNRAILLEKGVVIKDGDPEAIMDFYNALIAQKENSTIKQVVREDGKTETISGTGEVSIENAQLCNAHNEPVEYINVGEDVTLKVDISVHKDIPQLVLGYLIKDRLGQEVFGINTHHLEHTLNNVPQGEKIEFNFAFPMNVGVGSYAISLAAHAQDTHLETNYEWKDQALLFNVINIDKKEFVGLSWIEPKIEVHYVN, encoded by the coding sequence ATGAAACTAGTATTAAAAGTAAGCAATATCAGTAAATTTTTTAAAGAATATAAAAGTGAATGGTATCGTATAGCCTCATGGTTTGGATTTAATTTTAAACCAATCGAAGTGCATCACATTCTCAAGAAAATAGATTTCACAATTGCACCGGGTGAATCTGTCGGAATAGTAGGACAAAACGGTGCCGGGAAAAGTACACTTCTTAAGATCATTACAGGCACACTCAAACCCTCCGGAGGAACTGTTGAGGTCAATGGCAGGATTTCCGCCATTCTTGAATTGGGTATGGGGTTTAATTCCGACCTGACAGGGCGGCAAAATGTCTACCATTCAGCCGGCCTCATGGGATACAGTGTAGAACAAATAGATAAAGTAATCGCAGATATTGAAAGTTTTACTGAGATCGGTGAATATTTTGATCAACCGGTTAGAACATACTCCAGCGGCATGCAGATGCGTGTTGCTTTCGGGGTAGCAACCATGTACAGACCGGAAATCCTCATAGTAGACGAAGCACTATCGGTAGGTGATACCTATTTCCAGCATAAAAGTTTTGAGCGTATCCGTGAATTTCAAAAACAGGGTACAACATTGCTGATAGTCTCTCATGACAAAGGAGCGATTCAGGCCATTTGTAACAGGGCTATCTTGCTTGAAAAAGGTGTAGTCATCAAAGATGGAGACCCTGAAGCAATTATGGATTTCTACAATGCGCTTATTGCGCAAAAAGAAAACAGCACGATCAAACAAGTGGTTAGAGAGGATGGAAAGACGGAAACAATATCGGGAACAGGTGAAGTCAGTATTGAAAATGCACAACTCTGCAATGCACACAACGAACCCGTTGAGTATATCAACGTAGGCGAGGATGTGACACTTAAAGTGGATATATCTGTACATAAAGATATCCCGCAGCTTGTCCTGGGCTATTTGATTAAGGATAGGTTAGGCCAAGAAGTATTTGGGATAAATACCCATCATCTTGAGCATACTCTAAACAATGTCCCTCAAGGGGAAAAGATAGAATTCAATTTTGCATTTCCAATGAATGTAGGTGTGGGATCATATGCAATTTCACTTGCCGCACATGCACAAGACACACATCTTGAAACAAATTACGAATGGAAAGATCAGGCATTACTCTTCAATGTGATCAATATCGACAAAAAAGAATTTGTCGGTCTCTCGTGGATTGAACCAAAAATAGAGGTACATTATGTTAACTGA
- a CDS encoding class I SAM-dependent methyltransferase has protein sequence MLTENFYRAFEDKYRGSRGMIKERLKIYLPFLFPLKALYPDTRVLDIGCGRGEWLELLKEHAIEAEGIDFDQGMLNACHEIGLKVRQGDGIAYLKEQADESLLAINAFHVVEHISFDQLHDLVNEAHRVLKPGGLLILETPNPENIRVATETFYLDPTHIKPIPSQLLSFLPEFYGYTRTKIVRLQESRDLINQQNINLWQVLDGASPDYAIIAQKNAAVETLKQFDELFSKDFGISLNLLTERFENRFQYMEAKATQAEAKATQAEAKATQAEANFHMLLNSRSWKITKPLRSTVKIAREFKTSAKHWVTFSSDSIPQKALFSLLETIRYQIQKHPRLALNMKNILFKIPGLRKKIKQLFHNQANHKKICIESPKLFIPDTQTISSDLKKSIKKHKEEK, from the coding sequence ATGTTAACTGAAAATTTTTACAGAGCATTTGAAGACAAATACAGAGGATCAAGAGGTATGATCAAAGAGCGTCTAAAAATATACCTTCCTTTTCTTTTTCCTTTAAAAGCACTATATCCCGATACCAGAGTACTTGATATTGGATGCGGTAGAGGAGAGTGGCTTGAGTTATTGAAAGAACATGCCATAGAGGCTGAAGGTATTGATTTTGATCAGGGAATGCTTAATGCCTGTCATGAGATAGGCCTTAAGGTTCGACAAGGTGATGGAATTGCCTATCTCAAAGAACAGGCTGATGAAAGCCTACTTGCAATCAATGCATTTCATGTGGTTGAGCATATTTCTTTCGACCAGCTTCATGACCTTGTGAATGAAGCACACCGTGTCCTGAAACCAGGCGGTCTGTTAATCCTGGAAACACCTAATCCCGAAAACATTAGAGTAGCGACGGAAACCTTTTATCTAGATCCAACACATATAAAACCTATTCCTTCCCAACTCTTGTCATTTTTACCGGAGTTTTACGGTTATACGCGTACAAAAATAGTGAGGCTGCAGGAGTCCAGAGATCTTATAAACCAACAAAATATTAACTTATGGCAGGTTTTAGACGGGGCAAGCCCCGACTATGCAATTATTGCACAAAAAAATGCTGCGGTGGAGACACTGAAACAATTCGATGAACTTTTTTCAAAAGATTTTGGAATTTCTTTAAATCTGCTGACGGAAAGATTTGAAAATCGTTTTCAATACATGGAGGCCAAAGCAACACAGGCAGAAGCCAAAGCAACACAGGCAGAAGCCAAAGCAACACAGGCAGAAGCCAATTTTCACATGCTTCTCAATAGTCGCTCCTGGAAGATCACAAAGCCCTTACGTAGTACAGTAAAAATTGCGAGAGAGTTTAAAACAAGTGCAAAGCACTGGGTAACTTTTTCATCAGATAGCATACCCCAAAAAGCACTTTTTTCATTACTTGAAACTATCAGATACCAAATTCAAAAACATCCCAGACTTGCGTTAAATATGAAAAATATTTTATTTAAAATACCAGGTCTCAGAAAGAAGATCAAACAACTTTTCCATAATCAGGCAAACCACAAGAAGATATGTATTGAATCTCCTAAATTGTTTATTCCCGATACTCAAACCATATCTTCAGATCTTAAAAAATCAATAAAAAAGCATAAGGAAGAAAAATGA